In Candidatus Deferrimicrobiaceae bacterium, the genomic window GGGAACGTCATGCCACGCGTGAAAAGAGCGGTACATTCGCACAAGAAACGAAGAAAGGTCCTGAAGGCCGCGAAGGGGTTCCGGGGAGGCCACGGGCGGCTGCTCCGTTCCGCCAAGGAGGCCGTCGCCCGCGCCCTGCAGTACGCCTACCGCGATCGACGCGCGAAGAAGCGGGAGTTCCGGGCGCTCTGGATCACCCGGGTGAACGCCGCCGCGCGCGAGAACGGGCTTTCGTACAGCCAGTTCATCTTCGGGCTGAAGAAAGCCGGTGTCGAGGTCGACCGGAAGGTCCTCGCGGATCTGGCCGTCCACGACGCGGAAGGATTCCGCGCCCTTGCCGATTCCGCCAAGGCGGTTCTCGGCTAGTGTACCGTTTCGTAAATAGCTTGACGCACCGAGAGCGTCAATGCGCCGCGCCAGCAAGGCGCGCGACTGAGGCATACCGTTGAGTATGGTGAAGAAGCGCAACGAAGCTGGAGCGGATGCAGTGGCGCTCGAATGCCAAGGTATTTGCGAGACGGTGCACTAGGGTGCACTAGGAAAGAGGGGGATCTCCTTGCCCGATACGATCGAGCGGATCGCGCTCCTCGTCGAGGAAGGCCTGCGGGCGATCTCCTCCGCGAAGACGGAGAGCGACCTCCTCGACGCCAAGGGTCGATCGTTCGGGAAGAAGGGAGCCATATCCGAATTCCTGAAGGGCGTGGCCTCCCTTCCCATGGAGGAGCGCAGGAAGGTCGGCGCTTCCGCGAACGAGGCGAG contains:
- the rplT gene encoding 50S ribosomal protein L20, which gives rise to MPRVKRAVHSHKKRRKVLKAAKGFRGGHGRLLRSAKEAVARALQYAYRDRRAKKREFRALWITRVNAAARENGLSYSQFIFGLKKAGVEVDRKVLADLAVHDAEGFRALADSAKAVLG